A stretch of Verrucomicrobiia bacterium DNA encodes these proteins:
- a CDS encoding DUF3592 domain-containing protein, with protein MGPLGAGDCGRSGGEPAGVARTSDGLKGATPGAEGPEFYPVVEFAAPDGSVIRFDGVSTSPPPVAGTPVKVLYNPAQPNRARIDSFVQRWLLGAVFASIGIVFLAAGSLRRSHSARQNATASHPVS; from the coding sequence CTGGGCCCGCTCGGTGCAGGGGATTGCGGCCGATCCGGCGGCGAACCAGCCGGCGTCGCGCGGACATCAGACGGCTTAAAGGGCGCCACGCCGGGCGCCGAAGGCCCGGAATTCTACCCGGTGGTCGAATTCGCGGCGCCGGACGGTAGCGTCATCCGCTTCGATGGGGTGTCCACCAGCCCGCCCCCGGTCGCGGGGACGCCGGTCAAGGTGCTTTACAACCCCGCCCAGCCCAATAGGGCGCGCATCGATAGTTTCGTTCAACGATGGTTGCTTGGGGCGGTGTTTGCGTCGATCGGCATCGTATTCCTCGCGGCGGGGTCTCTTCGGCGATCACACAGCGCTCGGCAGAACGCCACGGCGTCCCACCCTGTTTCCTGA
- a CDS encoding serine/threonine protein kinase — protein sequence MEAVAAAFPQLEIQALIGQGGMAAVYRARQLKLDRLVALKLMAQPAAGGTDFTERFHREARVLARLNHPGIVSVFDYGEAGGFFYLLMEYVDGVNLRQAMKASRFTPAQALALVPRICEALQFAHNEGILHRDIKPENILLDTRGRLKIADFGIAKLLGDRVPDTTLTAQGLAVGTPNFMAPEQLEHPGDVDQRADIYSLGVVFYEMLTGELPLGRFAPPSQKTSVDALVDEVVLRALERERERRYHSAGEMKTEVEGVTPSPGAVGGAGGPVRVAKGAASKPDFLLCHPRLPKVAQAIVAYAVLVVPFLWALSVTLRPPQFIKPETPASAHVLEAAWSFLGEGVGRFLTMVMLVAGGLKLRVLRSGGPRWLRAAIWLRLWLIVLGVIVTTWVMVLEGSSGGAVQVGAGSSPTASSVLLALWILGTAFEFAMLVWLRRNRTLLDDLCVEGVASPPEVGPSGTVVLERRADPGPHTASSGPIAAARPSAHSPVAGRIFWESPVGLAVALLAFLALCFLILGPWIGTCTGTDLRSPVPDAVGKPLAFLALLLVTFGAVAKGHRWTAHRRVVEKTVGESAGGPEPTGGPKGAVSAERSAGALRTSAASSHGDAGGA from the coding sequence TTGGAGGCCGTTGCCGCGGCCTTTCCTCAGCTAGAGATCCAGGCCCTGATCGGCCAGGGGGGTATGGCGGCGGTCTATCGGGCGCGACAACTGAAGCTGGACCGGTTGGTGGCGCTGAAGTTGATGGCGCAACCCGCAGCGGGGGGGACCGATTTCACCGAACGCTTCCACCGGGAGGCTCGCGTGCTGGCCCGGCTCAACCATCCGGGCATCGTCAGCGTCTTCGATTACGGGGAAGCCGGTGGCTTCTTCTACCTTCTGATGGAGTACGTGGATGGTGTGAATCTGAGGCAGGCGATGAAGGCCAGCCGGTTTACCCCGGCGCAAGCCCTGGCGCTCGTGCCGCGCATATGCGAGGCCCTTCAATTCGCCCATAACGAAGGCATTCTCCACCGCGATATCAAGCCCGAGAACATTCTTCTCGACACCCGCGGCCGGCTGAAGATCGCCGACTTCGGCATTGCCAAGCTCCTCGGAGACCGCGTTCCGGACACCACCCTCACCGCCCAGGGCCTCGCCGTCGGCACGCCCAATTTCATGGCGCCCGAACAATTGGAGCACCCGGGAGATGTGGATCAGCGCGCGGACATCTACTCGCTGGGAGTTGTCTTCTACGAAATGCTGACCGGCGAGTTGCCCCTGGGTCGTTTCGCTCCCCCCTCGCAGAAGACTTCGGTCGACGCACTCGTCGACGAAGTGGTGCTGCGCGCCCTCGAACGAGAACGCGAGCGCCGCTACCACAGCGCCGGGGAGATGAAGACCGAGGTGGAAGGCGTCACACCCTCGCCCGGCGCCGTCGGGGGCGCCGGTGGGCCAGTGCGGGTCGCCAAAGGCGCAGCTTCGAAGCCGGATTTTCTGCTTTGCCACCCCCGCCTGCCGAAGGTGGCTCAGGCGATCGTCGCCTACGCGGTCCTTGTCGTTCCCTTCCTCTGGGCGCTCAGCGTGACCTTGCGCCCGCCGCAATTCATCAAACCGGAGACCCCCGCTTCGGCCCATGTCCTCGAAGCGGCCTGGAGCTTCCTGGGCGAAGGTGTCGGCCGTTTCCTCACCATGGTGATGCTGGTGGCGGGCGGGTTGAAATTGCGGGTGCTTCGATCCGGGGGTCCGCGATGGCTTCGGGCTGCCATCTGGCTCCGACTCTGGCTGATCGTCCTGGGCGTGATCGTCACCACCTGGGTGATGGTCCTGGAGGGAAGCTCGGGCGGAGCCGTTCAGGTCGGCGCCGGATCGTCCCCGACGGCCTCGAGCGTGTTGCTCGCCCTCTGGATCCTGGGGACCGCGTTCGAGTTCGCCATGCTGGTCTGGCTCCGCCGGAACAGGACCTTGCTCGATGACCTCTGCGTCGAGGGCGTCGCGTCACCGCCCGAGGTGGGTCCGTCCGGCACTGTGGTCCTCGAACGACGCGCCGATCCTGGTCCGCACACTGCCTCGTCCGGTCCCATCGCAGCCGCCCGGCCATCGGCTCATTCCCCCGTGGCCGGGAGGATTTTTTGGGAGTCTCCCGTCGGTTTGGCGGTCGCTCTCCTGGCCTTCCTGGCGCTGTGCTTCCTGATACTAGGGCCTTGGATCGGGACGTGCACCGGCACGGACCTGCGCTCGCCGGTACCGGATGCGGTGGGAAAGCCGCTGGCGTTCCTGGCCTTGCTGCTGGTGACCTTTGGCGCGGTGGCGAAGGGCCACCGTTGGACGGCACATCGCCGCGTGGTCGAAAAGACGGTCGGGGAGTCCGCCGGCGGTCCCGAACCGACCGGCGGACCGAAAGGGGCGGTCTCGGCGGAACGGTCCGCGGGCGCGCTGCGAACGAGCGCGGCCTCTTCTCATGGTGACGCCGGAGGTGCATGA
- a CDS encoding sigma-70 family RNA polymerase sigma factor: MDPSTASAGRETRPGNFAATRWTLVQRARGVSPEARAALGELCEAYYEPVHAFIRQLEADPEEACDLTQSFFAHLLSGRAFAAVEPGRGRFRSYLLGAVKHFLAESHRTAAAAKRGGGQRPVSLADRAGMETTTELQVPDPTGPAPDVVYDRQWAVSLVERAGEILAAEYEASQGPERFAALKPWLLGDPRTLSQSEAAGRLGLSDGAFKVAIHRMRRRFRELVRVEIAHTVGDPTQIEEELRYLVEVLVRNESGGG; encoded by the coding sequence ATGGATCCCTCGACCGCATCCGCCGGCCGGGAAACCCGGCCAGGGAACTTCGCCGCAACCCGCTGGACCCTCGTCCAGCGGGCACGCGGTGTTTCGCCGGAGGCCCGGGCGGCGCTCGGCGAACTGTGCGAAGCGTACTACGAACCGGTCCACGCCTTCATCCGCCAGCTCGAAGCGGATCCGGAGGAAGCCTGCGATCTGACGCAATCCTTCTTCGCCCACCTGCTTTCCGGGCGGGCGTTCGCGGCGGTGGAACCGGGCCGCGGCCGTTTCCGCTCCTACCTGCTCGGCGCGGTGAAGCACTTCCTGGCCGAATCACACCGGACCGCCGCGGCCGCCAAGCGGGGAGGCGGGCAACGCCCGGTCTCCCTGGCAGACCGCGCAGGGATGGAGACCACGACCGAGCTGCAAGTCCCCGATCCGACCGGACCCGCGCCGGATGTGGTCTATGACCGTCAGTGGGCCGTCTCGCTCGTCGAACGCGCGGGAGAAATCCTCGCCGCGGAGTACGAAGCCAGCCAGGGGCCGGAACGCTTCGCCGCCCTTAAGCCCTGGCTCCTGGGAGACCCACGCACGCTCTCCCAGTCGGAGGCCGCCGGCCGTCTGGGACTGAGCGACGGCGCGTTCAAGGTGGCGATCCACCGGATGCGCCGACGCTTCCGCGAACTGGTTCGGGTGGAGATCGCCCACACGGTGGGCGACCCCACACAGATCGAGGAAGAATTGCGTTACCTCGTCGAGGTCCTGGTCCGGAACGAGTCGGGCGGCGGCTGA
- a CDS encoding sigma-70 family RNA polymerase sigma factor, translated as MTSLAHHPERTSTPAGGRFVPTRWTLVRRACDPSAESQLALAELCEAYYGPVFAFIRRSGRSEEAARDLTQGFFAKLLSARRLNPVEPGAARFRSYLLGVVKHFLAGERDRACAAKRGGGQAPVSIEAGAGGDTTSELPIPDPAAPASDAFFDRHWATTLVDRAVAALGDESVRDGKGRQFTILKPWLLGEVPALSQADAARELGSSEGAVKVAVHRLRQRFRALVKQEIAQTVDDTGQVNEELRYLVDVLARAPTRDG; from the coding sequence ATGACCTCCCTTGCACACCATCCCGAGCGAACGTCGACGCCGGCGGGAGGCCGTTTCGTCCCCACGCGCTGGACGCTCGTTCGGCGTGCCTGCGACCCGTCGGCGGAGTCGCAGCTGGCCCTGGCCGAGCTCTGCGAGGCCTATTACGGACCGGTGTTCGCCTTCATTCGACGCTCGGGGCGGAGCGAGGAAGCCGCCCGCGACCTGACCCAGGGCTTCTTCGCGAAGCTCCTGTCGGCACGCCGCCTGAACCCAGTCGAGCCCGGGGCTGCACGATTCCGCTCCTATCTTCTGGGTGTGGTGAAGCACTTCCTGGCCGGTGAACGGGACCGCGCCTGCGCCGCCAAACGCGGCGGTGGCCAAGCGCCGGTTTCCATCGAGGCCGGCGCAGGCGGCGACACCACGAGCGAACTGCCGATCCCTGATCCAGCAGCTCCTGCGTCGGACGCGTTCTTCGATCGCCATTGGGCCACCACGCTCGTCGATCGCGCCGTGGCGGCGCTGGGCGACGAATCGGTTCGAGACGGGAAAGGCCGGCAGTTCACCATCCTGAAGCCGTGGCTGTTGGGTGAGGTGCCCGCGCTCTCCCAGGCCGATGCTGCCCGCGAGCTCGGATCGAGCGAAGGCGCCGTCAAGGTTGCCGTGCATCGGCTGCGCCAGCGCTTTCGAGCGCTGGTGAAGCAGGAAATCGCCCAGACCGTGGACGACACCGGCCAGGTGAACGAGGAACTGCGCTATCTCGTGGACGTGCTGGCGCGCGCGCCCACCCGGGATGGGTGA
- a CDS encoding serine/threonine protein kinase: protein MNTPPSPTRCPKCGGYIPGEATQGLCPKCALAAVAMATEIDPRPSRAVPPTLASVAAAFPQLEILELIGTGGMGAVYKARQPKLDRWVALKLLSPSLATSAAFAERFHREARVLARLNHPGIVSVHDFGEMGGFFFLLMEFVDGVNLRQAMEAGRFTPAQALALVPRICEALQFAHDEGILHRDIKPENILLDARGRVKIVDFGIAKLLGDTTAEANLTGSGLAVGTPHYMAPEQLERPQEVDQRADIYSLGVVLYEMLTGELPIGRFAPPSQKAPMDPRVDDVVLRTLEKERERRQRTATEVKAQVETITSTRPSVPPPATAVPRAEPAVDWEPKVSACFVSTPEHLRSFRGRFVNIYEAEGELRLQRESLAFRSGWQAVTIPLRSIWSLANGDYPASAKPVPLSYLAVTHEDGGATRTLLFTPAKSALMPPWETNALVQDWTLALQEAIRRETGRTLPIERAKTAESWSWIELGKAFLLSAAGCTVAFAIVPLMTAGRLPNRLSEWMWGPLTAALSMAILLSARWWRQRMGKLTARPPELRAWERRWLRVVPAARSVVRNALILAACVLAIFFASFSVSERSGPAGPVCEWSVGAFEPWLERWHPDPGPGTSGGIALNVASTSFACGLGAFLALAVALVAFRMEAISRGLARDAAGNPPTPEGGTGVASTADVSLKPGSPSPPESLVSLEAGSKRSPCYFSSPDRMRNSFPGPQAHIFQCRGELRLEGSELVFLSPWHTRVMIPLREIRDLSLGQFQLWSTPWVMKYGRVSFLSITFGSGPGSRIVHLTPIPPESRSTAVINAEVARWFDAIRAATTALTGRNPSSSDPAAVSVSAQAGWNRRALPLLLAFGVSDALMVWRSLALAHRGPDALFVLACVGMVLFGVASAWYALGFLQANRALHRGDLDAVTSDEPPSAQDVPHERPPGGPPGPVRISWLAISSALCAIPSWLLVLGALGQLHDSLGADGLPPFGFPLSARELLVLGTGGFVGLLALFFGSAALREIRASQGTTLGARLAIIGLLGVPTGLLIRLLPPLLAWAARSFGWEPAPGQGEVFTGAVLIGCVAVVVMAAWTLRRWATGGRPDAATPRKSMRDATGWVHHTLVVVASGCLAGSRWLPAAPSRGPEFWP from the coding sequence ATGAACACTCCGCCTTCACCCACTCGCTGCCCGAAATGCGGCGGCTACATCCCCGGCGAGGCCACCCAGGGCCTCTGCCCGAAGTGCGCCCTCGCCGCCGTGGCCATGGCTACGGAAATCGATCCGAGGCCATCCAGGGCTGTGCCCCCAACGTTGGCCTCGGTGGCTGCCGCATTCCCCCAACTGGAGATTCTGGAGTTGATCGGCACGGGCGGCATGGGGGCGGTCTACAAGGCGCGACAGCCCAAGCTGGACCGGTGGGTGGCGTTGAAGCTGTTGTCGCCGTCGCTGGCGACGTCGGCCGCGTTCGCGGAACGGTTCCACCGCGAGGCGCGCGTCCTGGCACGGCTCAATCATCCGGGGATCGTCAGCGTGCACGATTTCGGCGAGATGGGAGGGTTCTTCTTCCTGCTGATGGAGTTCGTGGATGGCGTGAATCTGCGCCAGGCGATGGAGGCGGGGCGATTCACGCCCGCCCAGGCGCTGGCCCTCGTGCCGCGGATCTGCGAGGCCCTCCAATTCGCCCATGACGAAGGCATCCTGCACCGTGATATCAAACCCGAGAATATCCTGCTCGACGCCCGGGGGCGGGTGAAGATCGTCGATTTCGGCATCGCGAAACTCCTCGGTGACACGACGGCGGAAGCCAACCTCACCGGCAGCGGGCTGGCGGTGGGCACCCCCCACTACATGGCGCCCGAACAACTCGAACGCCCGCAGGAGGTGGACCAGCGTGCCGACATCTACTCGCTGGGGGTGGTGCTCTACGAGATGCTCACCGGCGAACTGCCCATCGGCCGATTCGCGCCGCCATCCCAAAAGGCGCCGATGGACCCGCGCGTCGACGACGTCGTTCTGCGGACCCTGGAGAAGGAACGCGAGCGCCGACAGCGGACCGCCACCGAGGTGAAGGCGCAGGTCGAGACCATCACATCCACACGGCCCTCCGTCCCGCCGCCGGCGACCGCAGTTCCTCGCGCGGAACCTGCGGTCGATTGGGAGCCGAAGGTTTCGGCGTGTTTCGTCAGCACCCCGGAGCACCTGCGCAGTTTCCGCGGGCGGTTCGTGAACATCTACGAGGCGGAGGGGGAACTCCGTCTGCAGCGGGAATCGCTGGCCTTCCGCAGCGGTTGGCAGGCCGTGACCATCCCCTTGCGGTCCATCTGGTCCCTGGCCAACGGGGACTACCCCGCGTCGGCCAAGCCGGTGCCCTTGAGTTACCTCGCGGTAACCCACGAGGACGGCGGCGCCACACGCACGCTGTTGTTCACGCCGGCGAAGAGCGCCCTGATGCCACCTTGGGAGACCAATGCGCTGGTCCAGGACTGGACCCTCGCGCTTCAGGAAGCGATCCGCCGGGAGACCGGCCGAACGCTCCCCATCGAAAGGGCAAAAACAGCGGAAAGTTGGTCATGGATCGAACTGGGGAAAGCGTTCCTCCTCTCCGCGGCGGGTTGCACGGTAGCCTTCGCCATCGTTCCCCTGATGACGGCGGGAAGACTCCCCAACCGGTTGAGTGAGTGGATGTGGGGTCCGCTCACGGCGGCGCTCTCGATGGCGATCCTGCTGTCGGCGCGATGGTGGCGGCAACGAATGGGTAAGCTGACCGCCCGACCGCCGGAACTGCGGGCGTGGGAACGGAGATGGCTTCGGGTCGTTCCCGCGGCGAGGAGTGTGGTGCGCAACGCCCTGATCCTCGCCGCCTGCGTGCTGGCGATCTTCTTCGCGTCCTTCTCGGTTTCGGAGCGATCCGGGCCCGCGGGGCCGGTGTGCGAGTGGAGTGTCGGAGCCTTCGAACCCTGGTTGGAACGATGGCACCCGGATCCTGGCCCGGGAACCTCCGGGGGCATCGCGTTGAACGTCGCCTCGACTTCGTTCGCGTGCGGGCTCGGTGCGTTTCTGGCGTTGGCCGTCGCGCTGGTCGCCTTCCGAATGGAGGCCATTTCTCGCGGCCTGGCTCGCGACGCCGCCGGGAACCCCCCGACTCCGGAAGGCGGAACCGGCGTGGCTTCCACCGCGGATGTGTCCCTCAAGCCGGGGTCCCCTTCGCCTCCCGAGAGCCTGGTTTCCCTTGAGGCAGGATCCAAGCGGTCGCCCTGCTACTTCTCTTCGCCAGACCGGATGCGGAATAGCTTCCCAGGGCCGCAGGCGCACATCTTCCAATGCCGGGGCGAGTTGCGGTTGGAAGGCAGTGAACTGGTATTTCTCAGCCCCTGGCACACACGGGTGATGATTCCACTGAGGGAGATTCGCGACCTGAGCCTTGGCCAGTTTCAGCTATGGAGCACCCCGTGGGTGATGAAATACGGACGGGTCAGTTTCCTCTCGATCACCTTCGGATCCGGACCGGGAAGCCGGATCGTGCACCTGACACCCATCCCTCCGGAAAGCCGGTCGACCGCCGTGATCAACGCGGAAGTGGCTCGCTGGTTTGATGCGATCCGTGCCGCGACCACTGCTCTGACCGGGAGGAACCCATCGTCCTCCGACCCTGCCGCCGTGTCGGTGAGTGCGCAGGCGGGATGGAATCGGCGGGCCCTACCGCTGCTGCTGGCGTTCGGGGTCAGCGACGCGCTCATGGTCTGGCGTTCTCTGGCGTTGGCCCATCGCGGCCCCGATGCCCTCTTTGTGCTCGCCTGTGTCGGCATGGTCCTCTTCGGAGTCGCCAGTGCCTGGTATGCGCTGGGCTTCCTCCAGGCGAATCGTGCGCTGCACCGCGGGGACCTCGATGCGGTCACGAGCGACGAACCGCCGAGTGCTCAGGACGTCCCTCACGAACGACCGCCGGGTGGCCCGCCCGGCCCGGTCCGGATCTCCTGGTTGGCGATCAGCAGCGCTCTGTGCGCCATCCCCTCCTGGCTGCTGGTCCTCGGCGCTCTTGGCCAACTCCACGATTCGCTGGGAGCGGACGGCCTGCCTCCGTTTGGCTTCCCGCTGTCCGCCAGGGAGCTCCTGGTGCTGGGAACCGGCGGCTTCGTGGGCCTTCTCGCGCTGTTCTTCGGTTCGGCGGCGCTGCGGGAAATCCGTGCGAGCCAAGGCACGACGCTCGGTGCCCGGTTGGCAATCATTGGCCTTCTGGGGGTCCCGACCGGCCTGTTGATCCGACTGCTTCCGCCGCTGCTGGCCTGGGCGGCGCGCTCGTTCGGATGGGAGCCGGCTCCTGGTCAGGGGGAGGTCTTCACCGGCGCCGTGCTGATCGGTTGCGTTGCCGTGGTCGTCATGGCGGCCTGGACGTTGCGCCGCTGGGCCACGGGTGGCCGTCCCGACGCGGCGACCCCACGGAAGTCGATGCGAGACGCCACCGGGTGGGTCCATCATACGTTGGTCGTGGTGGCGTCCGGTTGTCTGGCCGGGAGTCGTTGGCTGCCAGCAGCGCCGTCCCGGGGTCCCGAGTTCTGGCCATGA
- a CDS encoding DUF433 domain-containing protein, whose amino-acid sequence MAPQLETVSRASILARLAQFSESDPSRLGGVRVFRGTRVPVRSLFDHLRAGDSLETFLDDFPGVTRQQAEEVIALAAEDLLLAESATA is encoded by the coding sequence ATGGCTCCTCAACTCGAAACCGTTTCGCGCGCCTCGATCCTCGCTCGGCTCGCCCAGTTCTCGGAATCGGACCCGTCCCGATTGGGGGGAGTCCGGGTCTTCCGCGGCACGCGAGTGCCAGTTCGTAGCCTCTTCGACCATCTCCGAGCTGGAGACTCCCTGGAGACCTTCCTGGACGATTTCCCGGGCGTCACACGTCAACAGGCCGAAGAAGTCATTGCGCTGGCGGCGGAGGACCTTTTGCTTGCCGAATCGGCCACTGCGTGA
- a CDS encoding DUF3463 domain-containing protein: MRFPLALSLKITRHIIKHKLRRTPRFAMVLQLEPLHTCNLTCTGCGRIREYSTSLKDMVPLDQCLAAAEECDAPMVSVCGGEPLIYPKIEELVAGLRAQGRIIYICTNGVFMRKKMREYLAAHYGPSLEPKLARLVAEGLVTAEEADRIRTPSEAARAKVTIAPSKWLYWNVHVDGLEYTHDLIVEREGVFKECVAAIRMARILDYQVATNTTVYKESDVKELEEMFQFLSWLGVDGHTISPGYDYDAAKKDMVKRLGRDPDEFFLTREMTRQKFKDIQRWGEQFTIFGTPVYQEFLAGKRELTCTAWAIPTYNVKGWKAPCYLMTDGHYPRYQQMLDEVAWDRYGVVNGVARDPRCENCMVHCGYDPSGALGTNYQAGDNWKNFRYNFWPRPKPYPHGDRVNAFNGVSIGKGHLAEAKSAVNRELSGAKSAFARGGNDLSTAPAATGGGCGSGTSEQRDALLAQVRPTPGPADPS, translated from the coding sequence ATGCGATTTCCCCTTGCCCTGTCCCTCAAGATCACCCGGCACATCATCAAGCATAAGCTCCGGCGAACCCCCAGGTTCGCCATGGTGCTCCAGTTGGAACCGTTGCATACCTGCAACCTCACCTGCACCGGGTGCGGCCGGATCCGGGAGTACTCGACCAGCCTGAAAGACATGGTCCCGTTGGACCAGTGCCTGGCGGCAGCGGAGGAGTGCGATGCGCCGATGGTGTCGGTCTGCGGAGGGGAACCGCTGATCTACCCGAAGATCGAGGAATTGGTGGCCGGTCTGCGTGCGCAGGGACGCATCATCTACATCTGCACGAACGGCGTGTTCATGCGGAAGAAGATGCGGGAGTACCTCGCCGCGCATTATGGTCCCAGCCTCGAACCGAAGCTCGCCCGCCTGGTTGCCGAGGGTCTGGTGACGGCCGAGGAGGCCGACCGCATCCGCACCCCCTCCGAAGCCGCCCGTGCCAAGGTCACCATCGCCCCCTCGAAGTGGCTCTATTGGAATGTCCATGTGGACGGCCTCGAGTACACCCACGACCTGATCGTCGAGAGGGAAGGGGTGTTCAAGGAGTGCGTGGCAGCGATCCGCATGGCCCGCATCCTCGACTACCAGGTCGCCACCAACACCACCGTGTACAAGGAAAGCGACGTCAAGGAACTCGAGGAGATGTTCCAGTTCCTTTCCTGGCTCGGCGTGGACGGCCACACGATTTCGCCCGGCTACGACTACGACGCCGCCAAGAAGGACATGGTGAAGCGCCTCGGCAGGGATCCTGACGAGTTCTTCCTGACCCGCGAAATGACGCGGCAGAAGTTCAAGGACATCCAGCGCTGGGGCGAGCAGTTCACCATCTTCGGCACCCCGGTGTACCAGGAATTCCTGGCGGGCAAACGGGAGTTGACCTGCACCGCATGGGCCATCCCGACCTACAACGTGAAGGGCTGGAAGGCGCCCTGCTACCTGATGACCGACGGGCACTACCCCCGCTACCAGCAGATGCTGGATGAGGTGGCCTGGGACCGGTACGGCGTGGTGAACGGCGTGGCCCGCGACCCGCGCTGCGAAAACTGCATGGTGCATTGCGGGTACGACCCCAGCGGCGCGCTCGGCACCAACTACCAGGCCGGCGACAACTGGAAGAACTTCCGGTACAACTTCTGGCCCCGCCCGAAGCCCTACCCCCACGGCGACCGCGTGAACGCCTTCAACGGCGTCTCCATCGGCAAGGGCCATCTCGCGGAGGCGAAATCCGCCGTCAACAGGGAGTTGAGCGGCGCCAAATCCGCCTTCGCCCGCGGTGGCAACGACCTCTCCACCGCCCCGGCCGCCACCGGCGGCGGTTGCGGCTCCGGAACCTCGGAACAGCGGGATGCATTGCTGGCCCAGGTCCGGCCCACCCCGGGCCCGGCCGATCCCTCCTGA